A section of the Brachyhypopomus gauderio isolate BG-103 chromosome 13, BGAUD_0.2, whole genome shotgun sequence genome encodes:
- the ibtk gene encoding inhibitor of Bruton tyrosine kinase has protein sequence MSVVTPECTPKCRSPRHAEEVVAALTGGSEDRLKAFLSTHCHNAATLRDEFGRTALHLAASLGKRALLEWLLDSKSADLLVKDKESGWTALHRSAFYGQIHCLLALVKHGGVLSIPDKEGLSVLDLTMKDRPAHVVFQSSDPTEVYTWGNNTNFSLGHGNQESRHHPEIVDLFARTGIYIKQVVLCKFHSVFLSQKGQVYTCGHGQGGRLGHGDEQTYLVPRMVEGLLSHHCSQIAAARDHTVVLTEEGYVYTFGLNTYHQLGLAPPPAASQVPKQVTSRSLKGRSVIGVAAGRFHTVLWTRDAVYTVGLNGGQLGYLLDPNGEKCVLMPRQVSALHYKDVTIAMAAASNGATVCLTEKGDIYLLADYQCKKLASRQLNIKKVVVSGGSLDHRVNPQLLNESGGEKISILALDEAGRVFCWRSGSVSVRQCRWAYGRQVFMADMALGKNKMMFVTQDGEGFSGQWLGEYKKNVDKKGVCAEVSAHCEGGGVYERIRLEKLPYVHRAVSITMDSKGRNFGVRQSDPKTSLYEVPTVSTSSFTQNFQQLLAEADETDSIHDVTLQAGHRVFPAHKYVLSTRSEYFRKLLLPESGQGDEWGGEVRRGTDAVGCDLLTLEKVCPEMLEQALRFVYTDSCDMLVHGAAPASPRLAPGAQQERQLIHSLHELDLVGRSALDVYRSLPPSAPGDGDKAKSKNSKPGKKNKGGGVGEPSHNPVKMLQGVARKLGLGSLSARLDGVKYENGKINVVQKKTGSKPRFNQKKCPDLCDVTLRSDDGKEFPCHKCVLCARLEYFNSMLGNPWIESTSCNALEMPTSAKVLQVILEYTYTDESPTIRESLSVEFVCNVLVVADQLLITRLKEMCEVALAENLTLKNASELLEFAVVYSAEQLKLSCLQFIGLNMAAMLESRALEILSDDVLVELSDSYRKMIPAMQRRHITPYLNAPDLSTYEDISWGSANSWATGSEQDQSCNDALLKKAKMKAKRKPRRRSDSSGGYNLSDIIQSSPTNVIPTAPPTGLGKTCSVESLHELITSDSEGSYMGVGSPRDLQSPVFQDRTEAQDDKSGYVGWKTPANTPTPRPDHSGPALKFSTPEPIPRVKPNFSRPPPVLDLRAIMEMEASSLNHRATPKSPGSSGSSTKPSVTPTKLSQKQRKMMAMASREGSVEGVAGRSPPDAVPAKSARAWATAVQSSPPSLSFRDVLAEEEQRRKPLSPAAPAPGGPPSPNTPSTCAKRVTFKPAEPSSADRPARPWVLGQVGSPPSAVTTVTFASIVEEEKQQEAALIRSREKPLALIQVEERAIQDLLIHYRAFNNPDELIVVERSAQGPIATPTWNKHSY, from the exons ATGAGTGTAGTGACACCGGAATGCACACCGAAATGCCGTTCCCCACGCCACGCGGAAGAGGTGGTGGCTGCCCTGACAGGCGGCTCCGAAGATCGTCTGAAGGCCTTCCTGTCAACCCACTGTCACAACGCTGCAACACTGCGGGACGAGTTTGGGCGCACTGCCCTTCACCTCGCTGCCTCCCTTGGGAAACGGGCCCTGTTGGAGTGGCTTCTGGACAGCAAGAGCGCTGACCTGCTGGTGAAGGACAAGGAGTCTGGTTGGACAGCTTTACATCGTAGTGCCTTCTATGGACAAATCCATTGCCTTCTGGCCCTTGTTAAG CATGGCGGTGTACTGTCTATTCCGGATAAGGAGGGATTGTCCGTTCTGGATCTAACCATGAAGGATCGCCCTGCGCATGTTGTCTTCCAGAGCAGTG ATCCTACTGAAGTGTATACCTGGGGGAACAACACCAACTTTAGCCTTGGACATGGAAACCAGGAGAGTAGACACCATCCTGAGATTGTGGATCTGTTTGCCAGAACTGGAATATATATTAAGCAG gtTGTCTTGTGCAAGTTCCATTCTGTCTTCCTGTCTCAGAAAGGCCAGGtttacacctgtggccatggccAGGGAGGACGCCTTGGGCATGGAGATGAGCAGACATACTTG GTTCCTCGCATGGTAGAGGGGCTCCTGTCTCATCACTGTTCCCAGATCGCTGCAGCCCGGGACCACACAGTGGTTCTGACTGAGGAAGGTTACGTATACACGTTTGGCCTCAACACGTACCACCAGCTGGGCCTGGCACCTCCGCCAGCCGCCAGCCAGGTGCCCAAACAG GTGACCTCTAGGTCTCTAAAAGGCAGGAGTGTGATTGGTGTTGCTGCTGGAAGGTTTCACACTGTTCTGTGGACCAGAGACGCAGTCTACACTGTAGGGCTGAATGGGGGGCAGCTGG GCTACCTGTTGGACCCCAATGGTGAGAAGTGTGTGCTCATGCCTCGCCAAGTGTCTGCTCTACACTACAAGGACGTGACCATCGCTATGGCAGCAGCCAGTAACGGGGCCACGGTGTGTTTGACAGAGAAAGGAGACATCTACCTGCTCGCGGATTACCAGTGCAAGAAGCTGGCGTCCAG GCAGCTGAATATCAAGAAAGTGGTGGTGAGTGGAGGAAGTTTGGACCATCGGGTGAATCCCCAGCTCCTTAATGAAAGTGGCGGTGAGAAGATCTCCATCTTGGCCCTGGATGAAGCTGGGAGG GTGTTCTGTTGGCGCTCCGGGTCCGTCTCAGTCAGGCAGTGCAGGTGGGCCTATGGGCGACAGGTCTTTATGGCTGACATGGCTCTTGGCAAGAACAAAATGATGTTCGTCACGCAGGATGGCGAGGGCTTTAGTGGCCAGTGGCTTGGCGAATACAAGAAGAATGTTGACAAGAAAG GCGTGTGTGCGGAGGTGAGTGCTCACTGTGAAGGTGGAGGGGTCTATGAGCGCATTCGTCTGGAGAAGCTGCCCTACGTCCACCGAGCTGTTAGCATCACCATGGACTCTAAGGGACGCAACTTTGGGGTGCGGCAGTCTGACCCCAAAACAAG CCTGTATGAAGTTCCCACAGTCTCCACCTCCTCATTCACCCAAAACTTCCAGCAGCTTCTGGCCGAAGCAGACGAAACGGACAGCATCCACGACGTGACCCTTCAGGCCGGCCACCGCGTCTTCCCCGCCCACAAGTACGTCCTCTCCACCCGCTCTGAATACTTCCGCAAGCTCCTGCTCCCAGAGTCCGGCCAGGGCGACGAGTGGGGCGGAGAGGTGAGGCGGGGCACGGACGCCGTGGGCTGTGACCTCCTGACCCTGGAGAAGGTCTGTCCTGAGATGCTGGAGCAGGCTCTGCGCTTCGTCTACACCGACTCGTGCGACATGCTGGTGCACGGAGCGGCGCCGGCCAGTCCGCGCCTCGCCCCGGGGGCCCAGCAGGAGCGGCAGCTGATCCACAGCCTGCATGAGCTGGACCTGGTCGGCCGCTCCGCGCTGGACGTCTaccgctccctccctccctcggcTCCCGGCGATGGAGACAAGGCGAAGAGCAAGAACTCCAAGCCTGGCAAGAAGAacaagggtgggggtgtgggagaACCCAGCCACAATCCTGTGAAGATGCTGCAAGGAGTGGCCAGGAAACTGGGCCTGGGCAGTCTCTCTGCACG GCTTGATGGAGTGAAGTATGAGAATGGGAAGATCAATGTTGTGCAGAAGAAGACTGGCAGCAAGCCAAGATTCAACCAAAAGAAATG TCCCGACCTGTGTGACGTCACCCTGAGGTCTGATGACGGGAAGGAGTTCCCCTGCCACAAGTGTGTTCTGTGTGCGCGGCTTG AGTATTTTAACAGTATGCTGGGGAACCCCTGGATAGAG TCCACCAGCTGCAATGCACTGGAGATGCCCACCAGTGCCAAGGTGTTGCAGGTCATACTGGAGTACACCTACACGGACGAGTCACCCACAATTAGAG AGTCCCTCAGTGTGGAGTTCGTGTGTAACGTGCTGGTGGTGGCCGATCAGCTTCTCATCACTCGGCTGAAGGAGATGTGCGAGGTGGCCCTGGCGGAGAACC tgaCTCTGAAGAACGCCTCTGAGCTGCTGGAGTTCGCCGTGGTGTACAGCGCAGAGCAGCTCAAACTCTCCTGTCTGCAGTTCATCGGCCTCAACATGGCCGCCATGCTCGAGTCCAG GGCCCTAGAgattttgagtgatgatgtgttGGTGGAACTGTCGGACTCGTATAGGAAAATG ATTCCAGCCATGCAGAGACGACATATCACCCCTTATCTCAATGCCCCGGACCTTAGTACCTACGAGGACATAAGCTGGGGTTCAGCCAACAGCTGGGCGACCGGCTCTGAACAGGATCAGTCCTGCAA TGACGCGCTTCTGAAAAAAGCCAAGATGAAAGCTAAGAGGAAACCACGGCGACGCTCGGATAGCTCAGGAGGCTACAATCTGTCTGATATCATCCAGAGCTCACCCACGAATGTTATCCCAACAGCACCCCCTACAG GACTGGGGAAGACCTGCTCAGTGGAATCTCTTCATGAGCTGATCACGTCTGATTCAGAGGGCAGTTACATGGGGGTGGGCAGTCCCCGAGACCTACAGTCACCTGTCTTTCAAGACAGAACTGAAGCACAG GATGATAAGTCAGGATATGTGGGCTGGAAGACTCCAGCGAACACCCCCACACCGAGACCTGACCACAGTGGACCTGCACTCAAGTTCTCCACCCCTGAACCTATTCCAAGGGTTAAGCCAAA tTTCTCTCGCCCACCACCTGTTCTGGATCTCAGGGCCATTATGGAGATGGAGGCCAGTTCTCTGAACCACAGAGCCACTCCCAAAAGTCCTGGCTC ATCTGGGAGCAGCACCAAGCCATCGGTCACCCCCACTAAATTGTCTCAGAAGCAGAGGAAGATGATGGCCATGGCCTCCAGGGAGGGCAGTGTGGAGGGAGTGGCTGGCAGGTCGCCCCCCGACGCCGTCCCAGCGAAGTCCGCCAGGGCTTG gGCGACAGCAGTGCAGTCCTCTCCTCCTTCGCTCTCCTTCCGGGACGTGTTGGCGGAAGAGGAGCAGCGTCGGAAGCCTCTTTCCCCCGCCGCCCCAGCCCCGGGAGGACCGCCGAGCCCCAACACCCCGTCCACGTGTGCCAAAAGAGTGACCTTTAAGCCTGCCGAGCCCAGCAGTGCCGACAGGCCTGCACG GCCATGGGTGCTCGGGCAGGTGGGCAGCCCCCCGTCTGCTGTCACCACAGTGACCTTTGCGTCTATTGTGGAGGAAGAAAAGCAGCAGGAAGCCGCCCTCATTCGTAGTCGGGAGAAGCCCCTGGCGCTGATCCAG GTGGAGGAGCGAGCGATTCAGGACTTGCTCATTCACTACAGGGCCTTTAACAACCCTGATGAGCTCATCGTGGTGGAGAGGTCCGCCCAAGGCCCTATCGCCACCCCTACCTGGAACAAGCATTCATATTAG